In a single window of the bacterium genome:
- a CDS encoding DinB family protein produces MMKDTARELREVVERVTPRLERISPEKASAPRAPGKWSRKEILGHLIDSASTNHQRFVRACYGAAANFPGYAQDDWVRIQGYASEPWPMVVALWSAYNNHLSHVMARLPESAREAVVNFNEDNPATLERVVADYLRHLLHHLDQILDGQE; encoded by the coding sequence ATGATGAAAGACACGGCCCGCGAGCTGCGGGAGGTGGTCGAAAGAGTGACCCCACGCCTGGAGCGGATCAGCCCGGAGAAGGCGTCTGCTCCGCGCGCGCCAGGCAAGTGGAGCCGCAAGGAAATCCTGGGCCACCTGATCGACTCGGCCTCCACCAACCATCAACGGTTCGTGCGGGCCTGCTACGGGGCCGCGGCGAATTTCCCGGGCTACGCCCAGGATGACTGGGTGCGTATCCAGGGCTATGCCTCCGAGCCCTGGCCGATGGTGGTGGCCCTCTGGAGCGCCTACAACAATCACCTGAGCCACGTGATGGCGCGCCTGCCCGAGTCGGCCAGGGAGGCGGTGGTGAATTTCAACGAGGACAACCCGGCCACGCTGGAGCGTGTGGTGGCCGATTACCTGCGGCACCTTCTGCACCACCTGGATCAGATACTGGACGGGCAGGAGTGA